Proteins from a genomic interval of Dendropsophus ebraccatus isolate aDenEbr1 chromosome 6, aDenEbr1.pat, whole genome shotgun sequence:
- the LOC138795755 gene encoding latexin-like, with product MESFNPSYYPASRAAAVAENYINYKLGGPKRLFQLQQVTSASKESIEGVGNKYRLEFPIQDALNKQEPIKCTAEVLYYTNNQQSAPNVTYKLEREPENYTADKDTEFYNKMKSRSEPLVGGEVPDKFGNIEPDIEPILHLAQAACGYVKWQNSTEQTHFLMTIIKSFEQVIREDAALEFNCQMLIHDMVSQEILPWSVDILWDPSGGTRVKNHQRLPKINPDQPSS from the exons ATGGAAAGTTTTAATCCTTCCTACTACCCGGCCTCCAGGGCAGCAGCTGTGGCCGAGAACTACATTAACTACAAGCTGGGGGGGCCAAAACGACTTTTTCAGCTGCAGCAGGTGACAAGTGCCAGCAAGGAG AGCATTGAAGGAGTAGGAAATAAGTATCGACTGGAATTTCCCATACAAGATGCCCTAAATAAG CAAGAACCCATAAAGTGTACTGCTGAGGTCCTCTACTATACTAACAATCAGCAGTCTGCCCCTAATGTGACGTACAAACTGGAGAGAGAGCCAGAGAACTACACCGCTGATAAAGACACTGAATTTTACAACAAAATGAAGAGTCGCTCTGAACCGCTAGTTGGAGGCGAAGTTCCAG ATAAATTTGGCAACATTGAACCAGATATAGAACCCATACTGCACCTGGCACAGGCGGCTTGTGGTTATGTCAAGTGGCAGAACTCCACAGAACAAACTCATTTCTTGATGACCATCATTAAGAGCTTTGAACAGGTG ATAAGGGAAGATGCTGCCCTGGAATTCAATTGCCAAATGCTTATCCATGATATGGTTTCTCAG GAAATTTTGCCATGGTCAGTAGACATATTATGGGACCCCTCAGGAGGAACAAGAGTCAAGAATCATCAACGTCTGCCAAAAATCAACCCTGATCAACCCAGCAGCTGA